In Phyllopteryx taeniolatus isolate TA_2022b chromosome 6, UOR_Ptae_1.2, whole genome shotgun sequence, one genomic interval encodes:
- the efhb gene encoding EF-hand domain-containing family member B yields the protein MSDGVRLTHMAGAGKRVPIGDRASTCLQEIKRAPTPPAVRKYHNSIRPGPGMIRVHHGKANDPKVADTLVHGLCSKSSLTAAVTLNPPPLTKFQQKLQEVSEAVYASQQKAPLGSTPNRCGLPAWYNEQTTFGIKTHRNVDAVNVIYPPKTAEELDKEEQESHQAYVRSHNRYFVGEQIDRKYNYNKDSCFGIKTPYYKDGRSVGRSLHWLGESTRLHNPNPEWQRSPGSREKLERQIGNVKKNKRGNNVEVSSDHTFGIIIPQDECSVGDLIHSGQQPAGKRARAAERQRCLANAVRTRLKIINSQNFPSLLEAFRHYDKKGQGRIDKEDLQEVCRHFEVVASEAVLDDVVDDCDTDRDGFINFLEFANFLTLKETMPLDRREQHLVMDAQFQTGSDRPRSRSSGLPGPGALLKTDDLEPFKIGSSKRTVRTLRRPDPVSDRFITTASFIGAAAGEPQASNTRTFGVPSVRTDKAPPRNRRITDNVNYSDMTTAVDLLLPSVYGRQGVYQEHFICPRSKEEMAEIFGNVGANIPEETFEEAWKLASTRHPDGDVCVEAFRTVLEEINAL from the exons ATGTCAGACGGAGTGAGGCTCACACACATGGCGGGG GCTGGAAAACGAGTCCCTATTGGGGACAGAGCGTCGACTTGTCTCCAAGAAATAAAAAGA gCCCCGACGCCACCTGCGGTTCGAAAGTATCACAACAGCATCCGACCGGGGCCCGGCATGATCCGAGTGCACCACGGGAAGGCCAACGATCCCAAAGTGGCCGACACGCTCGTTCACGGCCTCTGCAGCAAGTCTTCGCTAACG GCCGCAGTCACGCTCAACCCGCCACCTCTCACCAAGTTCCAACAGAAGCTGCAGGAGGTTAGCGAGGCCGTGTACGCCTCGCAACAGAAGGCGCCACTTGGCTCTACGCCCAACAGATGTGGACTTCCCGCCTGGTACAACGAGCAAACCACGTTTGGAATTAAAACTCATCGAA ATGTGGATGCCGTCAATGTGATTTATCCTCCAAAAACTGCGGAGGAGTTGGACAAGGAGGAACAGGAGTCACATCAGGCTTATGTTCGCAGTCACAACAGATACTTTGTTG GTGAGCAAATAGACAGGAAATACAACTACAATAAAGACAGTTGCTTCGGGATCAAGACGCCTTATTACAAGGACGGACGTTCCGTCGGGAGAAGTCTGCATTGGCTGGGGGAATCCACAAG GCTCCACAATCCAAACCCCGAGTGGCAGAGATCTCCTGGCAGCAGGGAAAAGTTGGAACGACAAATTGGCAACgtgaagaaaaacaa GAGAGGAAACAATGTCGaggtttcatcagaccacacTTTTGGAATCATCATACCTCAAGATGAATGCA GTGTCGGGGACCTGATCCACTCGGGGCAGCAGCCGGCGGGCAAGCGAGCGCGAGCCGCCGAGCGCCAGCGTTGCCTGGCCAACGCCGTGCGGACCCGCCTCAAGATCATCAATTCACAGAATTTCCCGTCGTTGCTGGAGGCCTTCAGACACTATGACAAG AAAGGTCAAGGACGCATCGACAAGGAGGACCTGCAGGAAGTGTGCCGACACTTCGAGGTGGTCGCCAGCGAGGCCGTTCTGGATGACGTGGTGGATGACTGCGACACTGACCGAGACGGATTCATCAACTTCCTGGAGTTCGCCAACTTCCTCACCTTGAAGGAGACGATGCCGCTGGACAGACGGGAGCAGCACCTAGTCATGGACG CCCAGTTCCAAACCGGCTCAGACCGCCCCAGATCGCGATCGTCCGGACTTCCTGGTCCAGGCGCTTTGTTAAAAACTGATGACTTAGAGCCGTTCAAGATTGGCAGCTCAAAGAGGACCGTGAGGACCCTCAGAAGACCCGACCCGGTCTCGGACCGCTTCATCACCACCGCCTCCTTCATTGGGGCGGCCGCCGGGGAGCCGCAAGCATCCA ACACTCGCACGTTTGGGGTCCCGTCGGTCCGGACCGACAAAGCGCCGCCGCGCAACCGGAGGATCACCGACAACGTCAACTACAGCGACATGACCACGGCGGTGGACCTTTTGCTGCCGTCGGTGTACGGACGCCAGGGAGTCTACCAGGAGCACTTTATCTGCCCACGCTCCAAGGAagag ATGGCTGAGATCTTCGGGAACGTGGGTGCGAACATTCCCGAGGAAACTTTCGAGGAGGCCTGGAAGCTAGCGTCCACGCGGCATCCCGACGGTGACGTCTGCGTGGAAGCTTTCCGAACGGTACTCGAGGAAATCAATGCTTTGTAG
- the LOC133479251 gene encoding ras-related protein Rab-5A, producing MASRGGATRPNGPNAGNKICQFKLVLLGESAVGKSSLVLRFVKGQFHEFQESTIGAAFLTQTVCLDDTTVKFEIWDTAGQERYHSLAPMYYRGAQAAIVVYDITNEESFVRAKNWVKELQRQASPNIVIALAGNKADLASKRALDFQDAQSYADDNSLLFMETSAKTSMNVNEIFMAIAKKLPKNEPQAAGGGGGGRNRGVDLTETAQPSSRTCCSN from the exons ATGGCAAGTAGAGGCGGAGCTACCCGACCCAATGGGCCCAACGCCGGCAACAAGATCTGCCAGTTCAAGCTGGTGCTGCTGGGGGAGTCAGCGGTGGGGAAGTCGAGTCTGGTGCTCCGCTTCGTCAAGGGACAGTTCCATGAATTCCAGGAGAGCACCATCGGAG CCGCCTTCCTGACTCAGACGGTATGCTTGGACGACACGACGGTCAAGTTTGAAATCTGGGACACGGCCGGTCAGGAACGCTATCACAGTCTGGCCCCCATGTACTACAGAGGCGCCCAGGCCGCCATCGTGGTCTATGACATCACCAACGAG GAGTCGTTCGTGCGGGCAAAGAACTGGGTGAAGGAGCTCCAGAGACAAGCCAGTCCCAACATCGTCATCGCGCTGGCCGGAAACAAAGCCGACCTGGCCAGCAAGCGAGCGCTCGACTTCCAG GACGCGCAATCGTATGCCGACGACAACAGCCTGCTCTTCATGGAGACGTCGGCGAAGACGTCGATGAATGTCAATGAGATCTTCATGGCCATCG CCAAGAAGCTCCCCAAGAACGAGCCACAGGcggccggcggcggcggcggcgggcggaACCGGGGAGTGGACCTGACCGAAACGGCCCAGCCCAGCAGCCGCACCTGCTGCAGTAACTAG